In Persicimonas caeni, a single window of DNA contains:
- the cmk gene encoding (d)CMP kinase — protein MIVAIDGPAGAGKSTIAHRVAEELDFQLIDTGAIYRTVAYRALEDGKDLDSPEEVATLAASLHLDFERNDDGENVLYCDGEPMGNEIRTPHVTRASSQISSIPAVRQALLGIQRELGKRESSVLEGRDIGTVVFPDAEAKIFLTASREVRAHRRLDQMKERGMDGDLDEVLAEIVDRDRRDMERDIAPLKKADDAVEIDTSELEIEDVVQRILEVVEEKK, from the coding sequence ATGATTGTCGCCATTGACGGACCCGCAGGCGCAGGAAAGTCGACGATTGCCCACCGCGTGGCCGAAGAACTCGACTTCCAGCTCATCGACACCGGCGCGATCTACCGCACGGTCGCCTACCGTGCGCTCGAAGACGGCAAAGACCTCGACTCCCCCGAGGAGGTCGCCACCCTGGCCGCCTCGTTGCACCTCGACTTCGAGCGCAACGACGACGGCGAGAACGTCTTGTATTGCGACGGCGAGCCGATGGGCAACGAGATTCGCACCCCGCACGTCACCCGCGCCTCGAGCCAGATCTCGAGCATCCCCGCGGTACGCCAAGCCCTGCTCGGCATCCAACGCGAGCTGGGCAAGCGCGAGTCGAGCGTACTCGAGGGCCGTGACATCGGCACGGTCGTCTTCCCCGACGCCGAGGCCAAGATCTTTCTGACCGCCTCCCGCGAAGTGCGCGCCCACCGCCGCCTCGACCAGATGAAAGAGCGCGGCATGGACGGCGACCTCGACGAGGTCCTGGCCGAGATCGTCGACCGCGACCGCCGCGACATGGAGCGCGACATCGCTCCGTTGAAGAAGGCCGACGATGCGGTCGAGATCGACACGTCGGAGCTTGAGATCGAGGATGTCGTGCAGCGGATTTTGGAGGTGGTCGAGGAGAAGAAGTAG
- the hisC gene encoding histidinol-phosphate transaminase codes for MKPLVQPFVNDVKPYVPGKPVEELQRELGITDIIKLASNENPLGTSEKVRQVVREAAERLHIYPDGAAYNLKQAICEFHDVDMQEVATGAGSDELLMLSIDTFITPGENGVVSQYGFGSYPISLVGHGAEVRTVPVLDGFTPDVQGMIDACDDDTKMLFLANPNNPTGTYVPEGELRKLLTEVPEHVVVVIDEAYNEYIQADDYASALDLRDLRDRLMITRTFSKCYGLAGLRVGYAISTPEIIGLINRIRKPFNVNLVAQEAAIAALADREFVARSVEVNEAGRAQLEAGFETFAAFGVDWVPSQTNFLLVEMPVDGRTIYDVMLRRGVILRPMAGYGLPNYLRISIGTEAENARCLTELADVLEEVTSQEAPA; via the coding sequence ATGAAACCGTTAGTCCAACCCTTCGTAAACGACGTCAAACCCTACGTGCCCGGCAAGCCCGTCGAGGAGCTGCAGCGCGAGTTGGGCATCACCGACATCATCAAGCTGGCCAGCAACGAGAACCCGCTGGGCACCAGCGAGAAGGTGCGCCAGGTCGTGCGCGAGGCCGCCGAGCGGCTGCACATCTACCCCGATGGCGCGGCGTATAACCTCAAGCAGGCCATCTGCGAGTTTCACGACGTCGACATGCAGGAGGTCGCCACCGGCGCCGGCTCCGACGAGCTGTTGATGCTCTCCATCGACACGTTCATCACCCCCGGCGAAAACGGCGTCGTCAGCCAATACGGCTTCGGCTCCTACCCGATCTCGCTGGTCGGCCACGGCGCCGAGGTGCGCACGGTGCCGGTGCTCGACGGCTTCACGCCCGACGTACAGGGCATGATCGACGCGTGCGACGACGACACCAAGATGTTGTTCCTGGCCAACCCGAACAACCCGACCGGCACCTACGTGCCCGAAGGCGAGCTCCGCAAGCTTCTGACCGAGGTGCCCGAGCACGTCGTGGTCGTCATCGACGAGGCCTACAACGAGTATATCCAGGCCGACGACTACGCCTCGGCGCTCGACCTGCGCGACTTGCGCGACCGGTTGATGATCACGCGCACCTTCAGCAAGTGCTACGGCCTGGCCGGCCTGCGCGTGGGCTACGCCATCAGCACGCCCGAGATCATCGGGCTGATCAACCGCATCCGAAAGCCCTTCAACGTCAACCTCGTCGCCCAAGAGGCCGCCATCGCCGCGCTCGCCGACCGCGAGTTCGTCGCGCGCTCGGTCGAGGTCAACGAGGCGGGCAGGGCGCAGCTCGAAGCTGGCTTCGAGACGTTTGCCGCGTTCGGGGTTGACTGGGTGCCGAGCCAGACAAACTTCTTGTTGGTAGAGATGCCCGTCGACGGGCGCACGATCTACGACGTGATGCTTCGCCGCGGCGTCATCCTGCGCCCGATGGCCGGCTACGGATTGCCCAACTACTTGCGTATCTCCATCGGCACCGAGGCGGAGAACGCCCGTTGCCTCACCGAACTCGCCGACGTCCTCGAAGAAGTCACCAGCCAGGAGGCCCCCGCATGA
- a CDS encoding endonuclease domain-containing protein codes for MRHQYTHRKALAERAKTLRKNQTKPERRLWSKLRKKQLDGRKFRRQYILEPFIVDFYCTSCRIAVEVDGPGHHNEEQARRDERRDELLAEKHGVRVLRFDVVEIYSEIDAVLEQIREACEEAEEAEEVEEE; via the coding sequence ATGCGACACCAATACACCCACCGAAAAGCACTCGCAGAGCGCGCAAAGACATTGCGAAAGAACCAAACGAAACCTGAACGCCGCTTATGGTCGAAGCTGCGCAAGAAGCAGCTCGATGGCAGGAAATTCAGGCGCCAATACATTCTCGAACCGTTCATCGTCGACTTTTACTGCACCTCGTGCCGGATCGCAGTCGAGGTCGACGGCCCCGGGCACCACAATGAGGAGCAGGCGCGGCGTGACGAGCGTCGCGACGAACTACTCGCAGAAAAGCACGGCGTGCGTGTGCTTCGCTTTGACGTCGTTGAAATCTACTCGGAGATCGACGCGGTATTGGAGCAGATACGTGAGGCTTGTGAGGAGGCGGAGGAGGCGGAGGAGGTCGAGGAGGAGTGA
- a CDS encoding NADH-quinone oxidoreductase subunit A, which yields MEVADYLGILILLLLAGGAGAAVTALGQFFGPKNPTREKRMPYESGSDPIGSPRETRFSVKFYMVAISFILFDLETVFVVPWAISWRQSEALGYGLYSFGVMFIFVAILTIGLVYEWKQGGLEWD from the coding sequence ATGGAAGTCGCAGATTACCTTGGAATTCTGATTTTGTTGCTGCTGGCAGGTGGTGCCGGCGCGGCCGTCACCGCCCTGGGACAATTTTTCGGTCCCAAGAACCCGACGCGCGAAAAGCGCATGCCGTACGAGTCGGGCTCCGATCCGATCGGAAGCCCGCGCGAAACGCGCTTCAGCGTCAAGTTCTACATGGTCGCCATCAGCTTCATTCTTTTCGACCTCGAGACGGTCTTCGTGGTTCCCTGGGCCATCTCGTGGCGCCAGAGCGAAGCGCTCGGGTACGGACTCTACTCGTTCGGAGTCATGTTCATTTTCGTAGCCATCCTGACCATCGGCTTGGTCTACGAATGGAAGCAAGGAGGTCTCGAATGGGACTAG
- the mutL gene encoding DNA mismatch repair endonuclease MutL, whose product MRDKDTMRDLSKLIRNPARDHAADSPRTVAVLPPELANQIAAGEVVERPASVVKELVENSLDAGARRVEVTIREGGRELIRIEDDGCGMHREDVLRAVERHATSKISRIDDLHTIGTLGFRGEALPSIGSVSRTEIRTKPHGEVEGTRVLIEGGQIKEVDATGMAAGTLITVEDLFFNTPARLKFLKTPATESRHITEMLVRMGLSRPDVRILLKKDGKVRLDLPAVEDLKDRVLEIMGREVYDDLYPTYEYPAINGVVARGYFSKPGHSQRTSKNIYTFVNGRYVSDSTIRAAIKGAYGTMLDKRRYPSVVLFVEVPFELVDVNVHPAKTEVRFHDTQPIYRAVYHAIADELAEAPWLDREGKKVYSLGDGDKRTWKGRGGSEGEQNAADGGERMVKPGMASFEPLNARHRRMSQLQGRGFTPTGRGEVASPFFSSDDDENRAQQGFSARGASPLREPPRVGIGDTGLAPPDQAGGDAGADNYFSSLKVLGQFKRAYILCEDASGLVIIDQHAAHERIGFERLRHLYSREHKETQPLLFPLRLEFDTLRADTLEDSLDFFEQAGFEIEHFGGQSYALKAVPAVLQKANHERLIKDAIDDMAELGRSDRVEEEMEAILSRMACHSVVRGPTPLTTEECESLLEQMDEIDFKANCPHGRPVYYRIPLLELEECFDRR is encoded by the coding sequence ATGCGCGACAAAGACACCATGCGCGACCTGAGCAAACTCATCCGCAATCCAGCCCGGGACCACGCCGCCGACAGCCCGCGCACCGTCGCGGTGCTGCCGCCCGAGCTCGCCAACCAGATCGCCGCCGGCGAGGTGGTCGAGCGGCCGGCGTCGGTGGTCAAAGAGCTCGTCGAGAATAGCCTCGACGCCGGGGCGCGGCGCGTCGAGGTGACCATCCGCGAGGGTGGGCGCGAGCTGATTCGCATCGAGGACGACGGCTGCGGCATGCACCGCGAGGACGTGCTTCGCGCCGTCGAGCGCCACGCCACGAGCAAAATCTCGCGCATCGATGACCTGCACACCATCGGCACGCTCGGGTTTCGCGGCGAGGCGCTGCCGTCGATCGGCTCGGTGTCGCGCACGGAGATTCGCACCAAGCCCCACGGCGAGGTCGAGGGCACCCGCGTACTCATCGAGGGCGGCCAGATCAAAGAGGTCGACGCCACCGGCATGGCCGCTGGCACGCTCATCACCGTCGAGGACCTCTTCTTCAACACCCCGGCGCGCCTCAAGTTTTTGAAGACCCCGGCCACCGAGAGCCGCCACATCACCGAGATGCTCGTGCGCATGGGCCTGAGCCGGCCGGACGTGCGCATCCTGCTCAAAAAGGACGGCAAAGTACGCCTCGACTTGCCCGCGGTCGAAGACCTCAAAGACCGCGTGCTCGAGATCATGGGCCGCGAGGTCTACGACGACCTCTACCCGACCTACGAGTACCCCGCCATCAACGGCGTGGTCGCCCGCGGCTACTTCTCGAAGCCGGGCCACTCGCAGCGCACCTCCAAGAATATCTACACCTTCGTCAACGGGCGCTACGTCAGCGACAGCACCATCCGCGCGGCGATCAAGGGCGCCTACGGCACGATGCTCGACAAGCGGCGCTACCCGTCGGTGGTGCTCTTCGTCGAGGTGCCCTTCGAGTTGGTCGACGTCAACGTGCACCCCGCCAAGACCGAGGTGCGCTTCCACGACACCCAGCCCATCTACCGCGCGGTCTACCACGCGATCGCCGACGAGCTCGCCGAGGCGCCCTGGCTCGACCGCGAGGGGAAGAAGGTCTACTCGCTGGGCGACGGCGACAAACGCACTTGGAAGGGCAGGGGCGGCTCGGAGGGCGAGCAGAACGCAGCCGACGGCGGCGAGCGTATGGTCAAGCCGGGCATGGCGAGCTTCGAGCCGCTCAACGCGCGGCACCGACGCATGTCGCAATTGCAGGGCCGCGGCTTTACGCCCACCGGACGCGGCGAGGTCGCCTCGCCGTTCTTCTCGAGCGACGACGACGAGAACCGCGCCCAGCAGGGCTTCTCGGCGCGCGGCGCGTCGCCGCTTCGCGAGCCGCCGCGCGTGGGCATCGGCGACACCGGCCTCGCGCCGCCCGATCAAGCGGGTGGCGACGCCGGCGCCGACAACTACTTCTCGTCGCTCAAGGTGCTCGGCCAGTTCAAGCGCGCTTATATCTTGTGCGAGGACGCCTCCGGCCTGGTCATCATCGACCAGCACGCCGCCCACGAGCGCATCGGCTTCGAGCGGCTGCGCCACCTGTACAGCCGCGAGCACAAGGAGACCCAGCCGCTGCTGTTCCCGCTGCGCCTCGAGTTCGACACGCTGCGCGCCGATACCCTCGAAGACAGCCTCGACTTCTTCGAGCAGGCCGGCTTCGAGATCGAGCACTTCGGCGGCCAGTCCTACGCCCTCAAAGCCGTGCCCGCCGTGTTACAGAAGGCCAACCACGAGCGTCTCATCAAAGACGCCATCGACGACATGGCCGAGCTGGGCCGCTCCGACCGCGTCGAAGAAGAGATGGAGGCGATCCTGAGCCGCATGGCCTGCCACTCGGTCGTCCGCGGCCCAACCCCGCTGACCACCGAGGAGTGCGAATCGCTCCTGGAGCAGATGGACGAGATCGACTTCAAGGCCAACTGCCCCCACGGACGCCCCGTCTACTACCGCATCCCGCTGCTCGAACTCGAAGAGTGTTTCGACCGGCGATAG
- the lexA gene encoding transcriptional repressor LexA: MAEELDKLTKRQTAVLDFIIDCIDTEGYPPTIREIGDHLGIKSTNGVNDHLKAIERKGYLEREDGKSRALKPLFNPDGSAYGREAVSSTDDTSVYDQQVRNVPVVGRIAAGMPAQAIENTEEFLAVGESLLGRGGDIFGLRVTGESMIEDGIHDGDYIFVERKQTARNGEIVAAMVDGEATVKRFYKEGSRIRLQPANSTMEPIYVRADEGRDTGILGKVVGVFRKL; this comes from the coding sequence ATGGCAGAAGAACTCGACAAACTGACCAAGCGGCAGACCGCGGTGCTCGATTTCATCATCGACTGCATCGACACCGAGGGGTATCCGCCCACGATTCGCGAGATCGGCGATCACCTCGGGATCAAATCGACCAATGGGGTCAACGACCACCTCAAAGCTATCGAGCGCAAGGGGTATCTGGAGCGGGAAGACGGCAAATCGCGCGCGCTCAAGCCCCTGTTCAACCCGGATGGCTCGGCCTACGGGCGCGAGGCGGTCTCGAGCACCGACGATACGTCCGTGTACGACCAGCAGGTGCGCAACGTGCCCGTCGTCGGGCGCATCGCCGCGGGCATGCCAGCCCAAGCGATCGAGAACACCGAGGAGTTTCTGGCCGTCGGCGAGAGCCTCCTGGGTCGCGGCGGCGACATCTTCGGGCTGCGGGTTACCGGCGAGTCGATGATCGAGGACGGCATCCACGACGGCGACTACATCTTCGTGGAGCGCAAGCAGACCGCGCGCAACGGAGAAATCGTCGCGGCGATGGTCGACGGCGAGGCGACCGTCAAGCGCTTCTATAAAGAAGGCAGTCGCATTCGCTTGCAGCCGGCCAACTCCACGATGGAGCCGATTTATGTGCGCGCCGACGAAGGCCGCGACACGGGCATCTTGGGCAAAGTCGTAGGCGTGTTCCGCAAGCTTTAA
- a CDS encoding CPBP family intramembrane glutamic endopeptidase, with the protein MREVINRWSTQFLDAFERVETESNRWTEANRRRIDWRLVGLVIVGCFVLSFLEYFGGSSDFWLLEGPLSLFFDDAKERLTYTFRQSEYARLARLMYWSSCTFVGYMLIPLLYVKFVMRERLRDFGLGLRGALEHSWIYVALFVAVIPAVFAVSFTESFQNTYPFYEQADRSWLDFLLWELTYTLQFLSLEFFFRGFLVHGLKHRFGVYSVLLSTVPYCMIHFGKPMPETLGAIFAGIALGVLSLFTRSIWLGVAIHVSVAVSMDVFSLLAQGKLELF; encoded by the coding sequence ATGCGCGAAGTAATCAATAGGTGGAGCACCCAGTTTCTCGACGCCTTCGAACGCGTCGAGACCGAGAGCAACCGATGGACCGAGGCCAACCGCCGCCGGATCGACTGGCGACTGGTGGGGCTGGTGATCGTCGGCTGCTTCGTGCTCAGCTTTCTGGAGTATTTTGGCGGCTCGTCGGACTTCTGGCTGCTCGAAGGCCCGCTGTCCCTCTTTTTCGACGACGCCAAGGAGCGCCTCACCTACACGTTCCGCCAGAGTGAGTACGCCCGCCTGGCCCGGCTGATGTACTGGTCGAGCTGCACCTTCGTGGGCTACATGCTCATCCCGCTGTTGTACGTGAAGTTCGTGATGCGCGAGCGCCTGCGCGACTTCGGACTCGGGCTTCGCGGTGCGCTCGAGCATAGCTGGATCTATGTGGCGTTGTTCGTGGCGGTGATCCCGGCGGTCTTCGCCGTCTCGTTCACCGAGAGCTTTCAGAATACCTATCCCTTCTACGAGCAAGCCGACCGCAGCTGGCTCGACTTTCTGCTGTGGGAGCTCACCTACACCCTGCAGTTTTTGAGCCTCGAGTTTTTCTTTCGCGGCTTTCTGGTCCACGGCCTCAAGCATCGCTTCGGCGTCTACTCGGTGCTCCTGTCGACGGTCCCCTACTGCATGATCCACTTCGGCAAGCCGATGCCCGAGACCCTCGGGGCCATCTTTGCCGGCATCGCGCTGGGCGTACTGTCTCTGTTCACCCGCAGCATCTGGCTCGGCGTAGCCATCCACGTGAGCGTGGCGGTGTCGATGGACGTGTTCAGCCTGCTCGCCCAAGGAAAGCTCGAGCTTTTCTAG
- a CDS encoding formylglycine-generating enzyme family protein produces MRAKKENVRGARFQSYLLSLLVGFAATVALSACSFETRSSQVTSCSEDYGCPIGEVCVDGYCTSTEGADVVDDAQLADVSVDASDGDAAVDAEVTDVVEDAGDADVARDATDAADVSDAADVSDTGDTGDTTDADTGDDAGVDADTGNDADTGADASACPDGGTPQPEICDGIDNDCDGQIDNDPESVGETCDTGDVGVCGVGERVCNNGQLECQATTTGSAEVCNGLDDDCDGQVDEEAAEVGDACQTGRPGICADGEKRCQFGQLVCKPIIGPLTEVCDGEDDDCDGEVDETFAEQGDACQTGQIGQCADGGKQCVGGQVVCEPVNPASPEACDGIDNDCDGLADEDDSGMVLTAACGAATCPGSGVKLCIGAQWTACREDVQEICDGADNNCDSQVDNQTPCYQVCPGGDIAVGTLDCSTSTGTCELPQEICNDGTDNDCDGQVDENCSGGNVRDGMVFVPGGPFWMGSQTTDWGYQQDETPQHLVELDPFYIDQAEITRRLYRACWSDGSCSLPDWGCPYQGAGSTSDHLDKPIGCVSYAQAADYCQWAGKRLPTAAEWEKAARGPYPRQNLFPWGDTQDTSLAVVDCSNGLNGCVAKSVSYPAGASYYGALHMAGNVAEWVTDYYDPNFYTSTYTVAPEQTTDGGDGHEVRGGSYDQTLRYARVSNRAALTFPTVEDDAVGFRCVLDAP; encoded by the coding sequence ATGCGCGCGAAAAAAGAGAACGTTCGGGGGGCCCGATTCCAGTCTTATCTGCTGAGCTTGTTGGTCGGCTTCGCGGCGACGGTCGCGTTGTCGGCCTGCAGCTTCGAGACGCGCAGCTCGCAAGTGACGAGTTGCTCGGAGGACTACGGGTGTCCCATCGGTGAGGTGTGCGTGGACGGCTATTGCACGTCCACCGAGGGGGCCGACGTAGTCGACGATGCACAACTCGCCGATGTGTCGGTGGATGCTAGCGACGGCGATGCCGCCGTCGACGCCGAGGTGACGGACGTGGTCGAGGATGCGGGCGACGCCGACGTGGCGCGCGACGCGACGGATGCTGCCGACGTATCTGATGCCGCAGATGTCAGCGATACGGGCGATACGGGCGATACGACGGACGCCGACACCGGAGACGATGCGGGCGTCGACGCCGACACCGGAAACGACGCGGACACGGGAGCAGACGCCTCCGCCTGTCCCGACGGTGGGACGCCGCAGCCCGAAATCTGCGACGGAATCGACAACGACTGCGACGGCCAGATCGACAACGACCCGGAGAGCGTCGGCGAGACGTGCGATACGGGCGATGTGGGCGTCTGCGGCGTGGGTGAGCGAGTCTGCAATAACGGTCAGCTCGAGTGCCAGGCCACGACGACCGGCTCGGCGGAGGTGTGTAACGGCCTCGATGACGACTGCGACGGTCAGGTCGACGAAGAGGCCGCCGAGGTCGGTGACGCCTGCCAGACCGGCCGGCCGGGCATCTGCGCCGACGGCGAGAAGCGATGCCAGTTCGGCCAGCTCGTCTGCAAGCCCATTATCGGGCCCCTCACCGAAGTGTGCGACGGCGAAGACGACGACTGCGACGGCGAGGTCGACGAGACGTTCGCCGAGCAGGGCGATGCGTGTCAGACCGGCCAGATCGGCCAGTGCGCCGACGGCGGCAAGCAGTGCGTCGGCGGCCAGGTCGTGTGCGAGCCGGTCAACCCCGCCTCCCCGGAGGCGTGCGACGGGATCGACAACGATTGCGACGGCTTGGCCGACGAGGACGACAGCGGCATGGTGCTCACTGCAGCCTGCGGTGCGGCGACTTGTCCCGGAAGCGGCGTGAAGTTGTGCATCGGTGCGCAGTGGACCGCCTGCCGCGAAGACGTCCAAGAGATCTGCGACGGCGCCGACAACAACTGCGACTCACAGGTCGACAATCAGACGCCGTGCTACCAGGTCTGCCCGGGCGGCGACATCGCCGTGGGCACGCTCGACTGCTCGACCTCCACGGGTACCTGCGAGCTCCCCCAGGAGATCTGCAACGACGGCACCGACAACGACTGCGACGGCCAGGTCGACGAGAACTGCTCGGGTGGCAACGTGCGCGACGGCATGGTCTTCGTGCCCGGCGGCCCGTTTTGGATGGGCTCGCAGACCACCGATTGGGGCTACCAGCAAGACGAGACGCCCCAACACCTCGTCGAGCTCGACCCCTTCTACATCGACCAGGCCGAGATCACGCGTCGGCTGTATCGCGCCTGCTGGAGCGATGGGAGCTGCTCGCTGCCCGATTGGGGCTGCCCGTACCAGGGCGCTGGAAGCACCAGCGACCACCTCGACAAGCCCATCGGTTGTGTGAGCTACGCCCAGGCCGCCGATTATTGCCAGTGGGCCGGAAAGCGCCTGCCGACGGCCGCCGAGTGGGAGAAAGCCGCTCGCGGGCCGTATCCGCGCCAAAACCTGTTCCCGTGGGGCGACACCCAGGACACATCGCTCGCAGTCGTCGATTGCTCGAACGGGCTCAACGGCTGCGTGGCCAAGTCGGTGTCGTATCCTGCAGGCGCGAGCTACTACGGCGCGCTGCACATGGCCGGCAACGTCGCCGAGTGGGTCACCGACTACTACGACCCGAACTTCTACACCTCGACCTACACGGTCGCGCCCGAGCAGACGACCGACGGGGGCGACGGCCACGAGGTGCGCGGCGGCAGCTACGACCAGACGCTGCGCTATGCGCGGGTGTCGAACCGCGCCGCGCTTACGTTCCCGACCGTCGAGGACGATGCGGTGGGCTTCCGGTGTGTGTTGGACGCGCCCTGA
- the miaA gene encoding tRNA (adenosine(37)-N6)-dimethylallyltransferase MiaA has product MDIADISTSGLPKILVIAGPTAVGKTSLALEVAERLDGEIVNYDSVQLYRMLDIGTAKPSEAERARVPHHLFDVLDPDEESNVADYIAMAEEAIADIVRRGKIPILVGGTGMYVRILVHGIFEAPPPDEEIRARHRALAEEKGRPFLHAKLAEVDPDLAERIHPNDLVRVSRGLEIYEQTGKPLSVHQREHRFQKPNYDALKIALLRPRDELYERINRRAELMLERGLVEEYEAVIAAGYDRQLKPLQSLGYRQMGEHIFDDVPLDEAVEDIKGQTRRYAKQQISWFRNEPHIHWALAPLERDGELPAQVLGDIETFFEGGEPDLEWAQLDPYDVSRPD; this is encoded by the coding sequence ATGGACATTGCAGACATTTCGACATCCGGACTTCCCAAGATCCTCGTCATCGCCGGGCCCACGGCCGTCGGCAAGACGAGCCTCGCGCTCGAGGTGGCCGAGAGGTTGGACGGGGAGATCGTCAACTACGACAGCGTGCAGCTGTATCGGATGCTCGACATCGGTACGGCCAAGCCCAGCGAGGCCGAGCGTGCGCGGGTGCCGCATCACCTGTTCGACGTGCTCGACCCCGACGAGGAGAGCAACGTCGCCGACTATATCGCGATGGCCGAGGAGGCGATCGCCGATATTGTGCGTCGTGGGAAGATTCCGATTCTGGTCGGCGGGACAGGGATGTACGTGCGTATCTTGGTGCACGGCATCTTCGAGGCGCCGCCGCCCGACGAGGAGATTCGCGCGCGACACCGCGCGCTCGCCGAGGAGAAGGGGCGCCCGTTCCTGCACGCCAAGCTCGCCGAGGTCGACCCCGACCTGGCCGAGCGCATCCATCCGAACGACCTGGTGCGGGTGAGCCGGGGCCTGGAGATCTACGAGCAGACGGGCAAGCCGCTGAGCGTGCACCAGCGCGAGCATCGCTTCCAGAAGCCCAACTACGACGCGCTCAAGATCGCGCTGTTGCGCCCGCGCGACGAGCTCTACGAGCGCATCAACCGCCGCGCCGAGCTGATGCTGGAGCGCGGGCTCGTCGAGGAGTACGAGGCGGTGATCGCGGCCGGCTATGATCGGCAGTTGAAACCCCTGCAGTCTCTGGGGTATCGGCAGATGGGTGAGCACATCTTCGACGATGTTCCGCTCGACGAAGCCGTCGAGGATATCAAGGGCCAGACTCGCCGGTATGCCAAGCAGCAGATCAGCTGGTTTCGCAACGAACCCCATATTCACTGGGCGCTGGCCCCGCTGGAGCGTGACGGCGAGCTGCCGGCGCAGGTGCTCGGCGATATCGAGACGTTCTTCGAGGGCGGCGAGCCCGACCTGGAGTGGGCGCAACTCGACCCGTACGACGTGTCGCGGCCAGACTAA